CTGCATTTCGATCGGGTGGTGCAATTCCCAACCGAGTTCGCCTGTATAAGCCACGCGGATCGCGTTCACCGGACACATACCCAATTCGATCTTTTTGGATGACAGCCATGGGAAACGTTTGTTGGACAGTGCTGTTTCCGGTTCTGCGTCTTTGATTACGTCCAGCAGCACGTCCCGCGATTTTGGCCCTGCGATGGCAAAGACGCCGTATTTCGTCGTCACGTCCTCTTCATTGATGCGGCCAAATTCCGGCTCTTTCTCCATGATCGCTTTGTAGAGATAATCCTGGTCGTAAGCGTGCCAAGCCCCTGCGGAGACAAGATAAAAATCATCCTCCGCAATGCGCACGATGGTGTATTCTGTCCGCGTTGTGCCGTGCGATGTCAGCGCGTATGTCAGGTTGATCCGGCCCACTTTCGGCAGTTTGTTAGTGGTAAACCAATCAAGGAACGCTGCAGCCCCCTGCCCGGAAATCCGGTGTTTAGTAAAGGCTGTTGCATCAATCAGGCCGACTCCTTCACGGATCGCTTTCGCCTCTTCCACCGCGTATTGCCACCAATCGCCACGCCGGAAGGACCGCGCGTCGTGGTCGTTGAACCCCAGTGGCGCAAAGTAGTTTGGCCGTTCCCACCCGTTCACGAACCCGAATTGCGCGCCGCGTGCTGCTTGGCGGTCATAGGCGGGTGATGTGCGCAGCGGGCGGCAGGCAGGCCGTTCTTCATCAGGATGGTGCAGGATGTAGACGTGGTCGTAGCATTCTTCGTTCTTGCGCGCCGCGAATTCCGTCGTCATCCAATCGCCGTAGCGTTTGGGATCAAGTGACGCCATGTCGATCTCGGCCTCGCCGTCGACCATCATTTGAGCGAGGTAATACCCCGTGCCGCCGGCTGCGGTGATGCCAAAGGAAAACCCTTCGGCAAGCCACATATTGTGCAAACCGGGGGCTGGTCCAACCAGCGGATTACCGTCAGGGGTGTAGCAAATCGGGCCGTTAAAATCATCCTTCAGACCGCTTTCCTCGCATGACGGGATGCGGTGGATCATGGCCATATATTGATCCTCGATCCGCTCCAGATCGAGCGGGAAAAGATCAGCGCGGAACGCATCGGGCACGCCGTATTCAAACACGGCAGGCGCGTTTTTCTCGTAGACGCCCAAAATCCAGCCGCCGCGTTCTTCGCGGACATAGGATTGCGCGTCAGCGTCGCGGATCACGGGATGTTCAACGTTCCCTTCGGCACGGAATTTCACGAGATCGGGGTCCTGATCCATCACGATGAACTGGTGCTCAACGGGGATCGCAGGGATTTTGATGCCGAGTTTATTCGCCGTGGTCTGTGCGTGATTGCCCGACGCGGTGACGACATGTTCCGCCGTGATCACAACCTGTTCGTCTGACGGGATCAGGTTACCACCCTTTTCAACCATCTTCGTGCAGGTGACTTCCCACGCATTGCCGTTCCAGTGAAACGCATCGGCCTGCCATTTGCGTTCAATCGTTACGCCACGTTGGCGGGCACCCTTGGCCATCGCTTGGGTCACATCGGCCGGATTAATGTAGCCGTCGGTGTTGTGGTAAAGCGCACCTTTCAGATCGTCGGTCTTGATCAGCGGCCATTTCGCCTTGATCTGATCGGGTGTCATCCATTCGTATGGCACATCGCAAGTTTCAGCCGTCGACGCATAAAGCATGTATTCGTCCATGCGTTCCTGCGTCTGCGCCATGCGAAGGTTGCCAACGACTGCAAAACCGGCGTTCAGCCCTGTCTCGGCCTCCAGTTCTTTGTAAAAGTCGACGGAATATTTGTGAATGTGTGTGGTCGCATAGGACATGTTAAACAGCGGTAGCAAACCCGCTGCATGCCATGTTGAACCGGATGTCAGTTCATCCCGTTCCAACAACATCACATCATCCCAACCCGCTTTCGCAAGGTGATAGGCAATTGATGTGCCGACTGCACCGCCCCCAACAACCAAGGCTTTGACAGTAGTTTTCATGGCGATGCTCCGCAGAATGTACTTTCGCCCAATGTGTCGCAATCGACGCTGGCAAGACAGAACCATCCGACCTTGAAAGTGCTAAAACCGACGTGGTGACAAATTCTTAAAGGTTGAGGCGCTATCGTGGCCACTATGCAGAAATGACACTGGAACGATTTGGTTAAAATTGCAGACTCAACAGACGCCGTCGAAAAGACTATATTAACCTCACCACACGTAAGATGTGGGAAATGAGGAGTAGTTTCATGACACGCTTGCTAACCATGCTGGCGTTAGTCTCAGCGAGTTTGCTGAGCGCTTGCGCTGCGACGCCTGATAGCTATGTGGCTGGTCGGGCTGACAACGATTTGTTGCGCTTTTCCGCCGCTAATTATGCGATTCCATCGGGTCCTGCCCGTTAAGATTCGATCGCTTTTGGCTATCTGACGCTGATACACGACCGCGTGCCCGCTTGATGGACACGCGCCCTATTCGCGATTCAGCTCTTTCCCATTCCAGCTCAGTCGCCGTTGCCCACGAAGTTTTCGTGACTCAAACCCCGCGTCAGGTTAACGTTTGGCCAACAACAAAAATCAAAGCAGGCAGCCCCCAGTGGAACAGGCACAAACATGGCGTGCCCGACGCACCGAATTTATGCATCGCTACCATGCGCGGCGGTCCGCCCGCGCACGTCCGGCGACCGGTTTCGTGTCACAACCGGAGCCCAAGACGATTGGCCACTTTGCCCGCGGTCGTCAGCTGATCAGCGGCAATTTTCTGTTTGCCGGATCGTTCGCCCAAGCACCCAACGCGTTGATCTGGGACATTGGCATCGACAACATGCGCGTGGCCGAAGAAATTCAGGGCTGCGCATGGCTTGATGATCTGGCCGCTGTCGGCGACATGCGTGCCCGCGAACGAGCGCAAGCATGGGTGTCGGAATGGATCGTCCGGTTCGGGAATGGTACCGGCCCGGGTTGGACACCGGATTTGACAGGTCGGCGGCTGATCCGCTGGATCAACCACGGCCTGTTCCTTTTGCGCGGTCAGGACAAAGCCAAGTCCGACACGTTCTTTCGGTCGCTGGGCCAACAAACCCTGTTCTTGGCAAAACGCTGGCGCACCGCTGAACCGGGTTTGGCGCGTTTCGAAGCGCTGACAGGCATCATTTACGCAGGGCTGGCCCTTGAAGGGATGGAGAAATTCGCGCCACCTGCGATCAAAGCACTAGCCGAAGACTGTGATACGCAGGTCGACGCAATGGGCGGGATACCTACGCGAAATCCCGAACATTTGCTCGAGGTTTTCACACTCATCACATGGGCCACGCAGGCGTTAACAAATGTGGGCCAAACGCCACCGCGGCAATTCACCGACGCGCTAGAACGGATTGCGCCCACGCTGCGTGCTTTGCGACATGCGGACGGTAGCCTTGCCCGATTCCATGGCGGCGGGCGTGGCATTGATGGCCGCCTTGATCATGCTCTGGCCGATTCGCTCGTACGGGTGACCCCGACGGAACAGCGGGACCTGCATATGGGTTTTGCCCGCATTACCGCAGGCCGGACTTCGATGATCGTCGATGCGGATGCGCCACCCGTCGGTCCTGCGTCCAGCGACGCCCACGCCAGCACGCTGGCATTCGAAGTCACATCAGGTCGCCGCCCGATCATCGTGACATGCGGATCAGGCCGCAGTTTTGGCGAAGATTGGCGCAGGGCAGGCCGCGCCACACCGTCCCATTCAACGCTTTGGATTAACGGGTATTCATCATCCCGCCTCGCCCCACCTGTCAAAGGCAGCCGCGCGACCGAACTTTTGCTCGATGTTCCGCAGCTGGTGCAATGCGAATTTTCGAACCTCGATGATGGGAAACGGATCGAGCTGTCCCATGATGGTTACCGCCACACACATGGCCTGACGCACGCCCGCACGATCGACATCGCCATTGATGGTCGCGGGATCGTGGGCGAAGATTTGCTAACCACACTGGGGCCAAACGACGAAAGCCGTTTTGACGCGCTGCAATCGCGGACCAGTCCCGGCGTGCCCTACACCATCCGCTTTCACCTGCACCCCGACGTCAACGCGACCGTCGATTTGGGCGGTGGCGCCGTGTCGTTAATCCTGAAATCCGGTGAAGTTTGGATATTCAGGCACGATGGACAGGCAAGATTGAGCCTTGAACCGTCAGTTTATTTGGAAAATGGCAGATTAAAGCCCCGCGCAAGCCAACAGGTGGTTTTAACCAGCGCCGCAATGGCATATGCGACGCGCGTCCGCTGGTCGTTGGCCAAAGCACAAGACACGCCCGATGCGGTGCGTGATCTGACCCCAAATGACCCGGTGGGCGGTTACGATGACACATCACGGGGACACTGATGACCGATCTCGCACCACTGCGCCGCGCGCTTCTTTCTGTATCTGATAAAACTGGCCTGATTGAATTGGGCCAAGATCTTGCCAAGCGTGGGGTTGAACTGCTCTCCACGGGCGGCTCTGCCAAGGCGCTGCGCGATGCGGGGCTGGACGTGAAAGACGTGGCTGACGTCACAGGCTTTCCCGAAATGATGGACGGGCGCGTGAAGACGCTGCACCCGGTTGTGCATGGCGGGCTGCTCGCACGGCGCGATCTGGAAGGTCACGTCGCAGCGATGGACGAACACAACATCGGCCCAATCGATCTGCTTGTTGTCAACCTGTATCCGTTTGAAGATGCCGTCGCCAAAGGCTCTGATTACGACACTTGCATCGAAAACATCGATATCGGCGGTCCTGCGATGATCCGGTCATCCGCCAAGAACCACGCTTTTGTAACGGTTGTGACGGACGTCGAAGATTACGCCGCGCTGCGTGCTGAACTCGACGCGAACGACGGCCAGACCACTTACGCATTCCGCCAGCGCCAAGCGCAGATCGCTTACGGCCGCACCGCTGCTTACGACACCGCTGTCAGCACATGGATGGCAAGCGCGATTGGCAACAATGAACCGCGCCGGCGGTCCTTCACTGGCACATTCGTCCAAACAATGCGCTACGGTGAAAACAGCCACCAGTCCGCCGCGTTCTACACTGACGGAACCAACCGTCCGGGTGTGGCAACAGCCCAGCAGCATCAGGGCAAAGAGCTGTCTTACAACAACATCAACGACACCGACGCTGCGTTTGAGCTAGTCGCGGAATTTGATCCGGCCCATGGTCCTGCCGTTGCGATCATCAAACACGCGAACCCATGTGGCGTTGGCCAAGGTGCGACAATGCTCGAGGCGTACACAAAGGCGTTCGACTGCGACCGCACCTCTGCGTTTGGCGGCATTGTCGCGCTGAACCAACCGCTTGATGAAGACACGGCCAAAGCCATCGTCGAAATCTTTACCGAAGTTGTGATTGCGCCCGGTGCATCCGATGCAGCCAAGGCGATCTTCGCGACCAAGAAGAACCTGCGCCTTCTTACCACTGACGGCCTGCCAGACCCACAGGAACAGTCATTGGCCTACCGTCAGGTCGCGGGTGGCATGTTGGTGCAGGACAAAGACACAGACGATCTTCGGATCGAAGACCTGAAGGTTGTGACGAAGGTTGAACCGACCGACGATCAACTCAAAGACCTGCTGTTCGCTTGGAAAGTCGCGAAACACACCAAATCCAACGCCATCGTCTACGTCAAAGACGGCGCAACGGTTGGTGTTGGCGCGGGCCAGATGTCACGTCTCGACAGTGCCTTGATCGCTGCGAAGAAAGCGGAACGTATGGCCGACGCCATGGGTCTGTCACAGCCGCTGACTATCGGTTCTGCTGTCGCATCTGACGCGTTCTTCCCGTTCGCGGATGGCCTGATGGAAGCCGCCGCAGCAGGGGCGACCTGTGTCATCCAGCCTGGCGGGTCTATGCGCGATGACGAAGTGATCAAAGCCGCAGACGAGGCGGGTATCGCCATGGTCTTCACCGGCACACGCCACTTCCGGCACTGAGGATAAATCGTATGCGCCCGCTTTTTTGGACAGCTTTCTGGGTCTTCCTGATTGACCAAGTGACGAAATATTACGTCGTACATTGGCTTGGCCTGATCAATGCACCAGGTGGGCGCATCACCGTCTTTCCACCATTTCTTGAATACCGCATGGCGTGGAACCGTGGGGTCAATTTTGGCCTTGGCGCGGGGTACGACATGCGTTGGGTGTTGATCGGGGTCGCACTTGCGATTTCCGTCGGCGTCATCGTTTGGCTCTGGCGTGCAGGTGGAACACGCAACATGATGATCGCGGCTGGTCTGTTGATCGGCGGGGCCATTGGTAACGTCGTTGATCGGGTTATCTATGGGGCGGTCGCCGACTTCCTGAACATGTCTTGCTGTGGCATCGACAACCCCTATGCATTTAACGTCGCAGACATCGCGATCTTTGCTGGTGCAATTGGCCTCGCATTCCTATCAGAAGACGGCGGTTCTAAGCCGTCCAAAAAACGCGGCACAAAGAGATCGTGACGCGGGCGCATTCCTGCGCTAAACACGCATCACCAAAGACTTAAGGAACGGCAATGCGTGCAATTATACTGGCAAGCGTCACACTTTTGGCACTTGCCGCATGTTCAAGCGGTCCTGCGACTCCGATCCGCGATTTCGGGGCGGTCACGATCACCTCTGTTGAAAATAATCTAGAGATCGCAAAAGAACTGGCCTTGCCGCCGACCCTGCAAACATTGCCGCAACCTACACCGGGTGGCGTGAACAGGGCCGACAATTAGGTTCTACTTGGAGCGACGCATCGCTGCCTTGAATTCAGCAAGCCTGAACGCACCAATGATCTGCCCAATTGCGAAATAGCTCACGATCCCCGCGACGACGAGGATCAACAACCCGATCATGCGCAATCCACCCGCAGCCAACAAAGGCTGCAAAGCCCAAGCGACGCCAAACAGGACGACGCCCATCAAACACGCGGCTACGATAATCCGCCAAATGCGCCGTTTGAAACGCGCATCGAATTGCGCAGATTTGCCCATCCCGCGTGCCCCCCACCACAGCTGCCCAACCATCGCCCAGCTTGTCAGTGACGTACCGACGGCTGCCGCGATAAATCCGATATAGTCGCGCAATCCATACGCAAGCACAGCGTTCAGGACCATTGCGACAAGAGCATAGTAGAACGGCCGCTTCGTGTCGCCACGCGCGTAGAACAACGGCTGCAGGGCCTTCTGCAGTACGAATGCAGGCAACCCGAGACCGTAGATAGCAACGGCCAAGGCAGTCGCAGCCGTGTCGCTTTGGGTAAACGCGCCGCGTTCGAACAGGACCGATACTAATGGGATCGGGATGACGATCAGCGCGATGGCTGCAGGAATAGTTAATGCCAACGCAATCTCAGACGCGCGGTTAAAGGCATCTTGCCCACCGGCTTCGTCACCCGCTTGCAAGCGGCGGGACAAATCAGGCAACAGCACGACCCCAATCGCGATCGCAATCACACCCAGCGGCAGCTGGTACAACCGATCCGCATAGCTGAGCCACGCAATCGCGCCGTCAAAGGTGCTTGCCACCTGACGCCCCACGAGCAGATTGATCTGCAGTACGCCGCCCGCCAGCACCGCTGGCACCGCAATAATCGCAAGCCGTTTCAGGTCAGGCGTCAGGCGCGGCATCCGTAGCGCCATAGGGAAACCTGCACGCTTGGCGGCGACCCAGACCAATGCGACCTGCGCGATTCCTGCAAATGGGACAGCCCATGCCAAGGCGCGCCCAAAGCCCACGGTCGCATCGAATTGATAGGCCCCGTCGGTAAAGGTCGCAGGGCCGAACACCCACATCACCAACATTGTGATGACAAAGAAAATGTTCAACAGGACAGGCGCCGCTGCCGCAGCAACAAAGCGCCCCGTCGCGTTCAAGACGCCTGAAAGAAGGGCGGCGAGCGATATGAACAGAATATACGGGAACGCCACTTGTCCGTAGGCAACGGCGAGCTCAAACCGGACATCGCCGCGAAATCCTGCGGCCATCAAGGTCACAAGCGCAGGCATAAACGCGACAGCGATGCCGGTGAAAATGAGCAGGATGAACCCGAGCCCTGCGAATGCATCTTGTGCAAAGGTCAGGGGATCATCGTCTGCTTCCAGCTTTTTAGAAAACATCGGCACAAAGGCCATGTTGAAAGCACCTTCGGCAAAAAACCTGCGGAACATATTCGGCAAGGACAGCGCGATCAAGAACGCTTCGGCAACGGGGCCAGTGCCCAAGAACGCGGCCATCATGATGTCGCGCGAAAAGCCCAAGACCCGCGATAGCAACGTCCAAAGGCCGACTGTGAAGAAGCCAGCCATCAATCGAATAGGTTTCACGCAAGCGCCCCCGATATTTCCGGAAAAATCGTCCGAATTTTCACGAAAATCCGTATCACGTCACAGCCCTTTCCGCGCCCAGTGTAATGGCTTCACGCAGTTTCGCTTCCAGCGCTTGGCGCTTGGCTTCGTTGTGATATTTCAGACCAACCATGTCTTTGACATAGAACGTATCGACGATCTGTTCGCCAAACGTCGCGATGACAGCAGACGCAATATAAACGTGATTATTCGCCAGCGTACGGGTCAGATCGTATAGCAGGCCGGGCCGGTCGCGGGTGTCCACTTCGATAATTGTGTAAATTTCGGAACCCGCGTTATCAAAGGTGATGACAGTGGGCACCTTAAACGCACGTTCACGCTTTTTGATCTTATCACGATCTTTCAGGGCGTCGCGGGCGACCACTTCACCATGCAACGTCTTGATGATCATCTGTTGAAGACGCGGCAGGCGGGCAGCTTCGTACGGATGGCCGTCCGCGTCCTGTATCCAAAACGCCGCCGTCGCGTAGCCGTCTTTGGATGTGTAACTGCGTGCATCAACGATGTTCGCACCAACTAACGCCAACGCCCCAGTCATCCGGCTAAATAACCCCGGATGATCCACCATGGCAAAGCAAACGCGCGTCGCGTCGCGGTCTTCGTCAAGCATCAGATCAACGGCGATACTATCGTCCGAAATTCCAGACAAAAGGTTCGCGAAAATCACATGGGTCGAACCCGGCAAACCTTGCCAATACGGCCCATAATGACGCCCAACTTCTGCTTTTAGATCTTTTGGCTTCCAATCCGTCAAAGCACCGCGCAGCGCACGTTTTGCTTCGGTTTCTCTGGTTTCGCGGTTCAGATCTTCCAGCCCGTTGTCTAACGCATCGCGCGTCGCGGCATACAGGTTACGGATCAGCACCGCTTTCCAGTTGTTCCATGTGCCCGGCCCAACGCCCCGAATGTCGCAGACCGTCAGCACAGTCAGCAAATCAAGCCGTTCAACGGTCTTCATCGCTTTGGCGAAACCGGTCACGGTGCGTGGTTCCGAAATATCGCGTTTTTGTGCCGTATCGGACAAGAGCAGATGATTGCGGATCAACCATTCGACCAGTTCGCATTCTTTCTTGTTCAACCCCAACCGTGGAGCTACGACACGCGCAATCTTCGCGCCCAAAACCGAATGATCCTCTGGCTGTCCTTTGCCGATGTCATGCAGCAACAACGCGACATACAACACCTTGCGGTTCACACCCTTCTGCAGAATGCCGGACGCAATCGGCAATTCCTCTATCAGCTCTTCGCGTTCGATCTGTGACAGATGGCTGATGCATTGGATCGTATGTTCGTCGACCGTGTAGTGATGGTACATATTGAACTGCATCATCGCCACAATCGGCGCAAATTCGGGGATAAACGCAGCCAGAAGCCCCAATTCATTCATCCGCCGCAAGCCGCGTTCAGGGTTGCCGTGTTTCAGCATGATCCCAAGGAATAGTTTGCGCGCGGCAGGATCATTACGGACAGAATCGTCGATCAAATGCAGGTTCGCCGCAATCATGCGCATCGCATCTGGATGCAGCAACGTACCCGTCCGAAGCACTTCTTCGATGATCCCAAGCATGTTGACGGGGTTGGCCAGAAACGCCTCTTCATCCGCGACAGTCAGACGGTTCTGTTCAATCGCATATGGGGCTTTCGCCTTCTTGCGCCGTTTGAACAAGCGCAGCAGCATCGGTTCGGCTTTAGTATGCGTCGCCTCTAGCGATGTCAGGAAGATCCGGGTGACTTCCCCAACCTTCGTGGCATGGCGGAAGTAATCCTGCATAAAATGTTCAACAGCACGACGCCCGTCGTGATCCTTGTACCCAAGCTTTTCTGCGACCTCGACTTGCATGTCGAAGGTCAGCTGATCCACCGCACGATTAGCGATGATGTGCATGTGGCAACGGACAGACCAAAGAAAATCTTCAGCCGTTTTGAATGTCTGGAATTCGTCTTCGTTATAGACACCAAAGGCAATCAGTTCCTTGGCGTTCTGCGTCCCGTGCACATATTTCCCGATCCAGAACAGGGACTGCAGGTCGCGTAGACCACCCTTGCCTTCTTTCACGTTCGGCTCAACCACATACCGCTGACCACCTTGCTTGCGATGACGTTCAGCACGTTCCTCAAGCTTGGCTTCAATAAATTCGGCTTCGGTACCTTTGAACAAGTCTTCCCACAACGATGTGGCAAGGGACTGCGCCAAGTCTTCGTCACCGGCAAGATAACGGTATTCCACCAACGACGTACGGATCGTGAAATCTTCGCGGCCAAGTCGAATGCAGTCTTTGATCGTCCGGCTGGCATGTCCGACCTTCAGCTTCAAATCCCACAGGATATACAGCATCGATTCGATGAGGCTTTCCGCCCACGGTGTGATTTTATACGGGTTCAAAAATAGCAAATCGACGTCGGAATGCGCGGCCATTTCGCCACGCCCGTAGCCGCCAACAGCAATAATCGCGATCCGTTCGGCCTCTGTCGGGTTTGGCAAAGGATGCAGATACGTTTGCGCGATATTCAACACTTCGCCAATAATCTGGTCTGTCAGCCAGCTATAGGCGCGCGTCCCGCGACGCCCCGGAAATGGATCAGCGGTAAAGGCTTCTGCAATGCGCTTACGCCCTGCAACACGCGCTTCGTTCAGGATTTCGACGGTTTGGGTGCGGATGTCTTTGTCGCTAT
The Rhodobacteraceae bacterium S2214 genome window above contains:
- a CDS encoding FAD-dependent oxidoreductase; translation: MKTTVKALVVGGGAVGTSIAYHLAKAGWDDVMLLERDELTSGSTWHAAGLLPLFNMSYATTHIHKYSVDFYKELEAETGLNAGFAVVGNLRMAQTQERMDEYMLYASTAETCDVPYEWMTPDQIKAKWPLIKTDDLKGALYHNTDGYINPADVTQAMAKGARQRGVTIERKWQADAFHWNGNAWEVTCTKMVEKGGNLIPSDEQVVITAEHVVTASGNHAQTTANKLGIKIPAIPVEHQFIVMDQDPDLVKFRAEGNVEHPVIRDADAQSYVREERGGWILGVYEKNAPAVFEYGVPDAFRADLFPLDLERIEDQYMAMIHRIPSCEESGLKDDFNGPICYTPDGNPLVGPAPGLHNMWLAEGFSFGITAAGGTGYYLAQMMVDGEAEIDMASLDPKRYGDWMTTEFAARKNEECYDHVYILHHPDEERPACRPLRTSPAYDRQAARGAQFGFVNGWERPNYFAPLGFNDHDARSFRRGDWWQYAVEEAKAIREGVGLIDATAFTKHRISGQGAAAFLDWFTTNKLPKVGRINLTYALTSHGTTRTEYTIVRIAEDDFYLVSAGAWHAYDQDYLYKAIMEKEPEFGRINEEDVTTKYGVFAIAGPKSRDVLLDVIKDAEPETALSNKRFPWLSSKKIELGMCPVNAIRVAYTGELGWELHHPIEMQNYLFDLLEKAGEKHGMKLVGARAQNWLRQEKSYRAFGNELGRDATPAEADLPRFIDLNKDFYGKDAMVEKGIRSKCVTLLIDGPDDADPWGREALYAQDGTRVGRLTSGGYSVAFEKSIGLGYVRPELAEVGTTLKVRMLNELWDATIVEDSPYDPKNAKIRVDG
- a CDS encoding heparinase II/III family protein, with protein sequence MHRYHARRSARARPATGFVSQPEPKTIGHFARGRQLISGNFLFAGSFAQAPNALIWDIGIDNMRVAEEIQGCAWLDDLAAVGDMRARERAQAWVSEWIVRFGNGTGPGWTPDLTGRRLIRWINHGLFLLRGQDKAKSDTFFRSLGQQTLFLAKRWRTAEPGLARFEALTGIIYAGLALEGMEKFAPPAIKALAEDCDTQVDAMGGIPTRNPEHLLEVFTLITWATQALTNVGQTPPRQFTDALERIAPTLRALRHADGSLARFHGGGRGIDGRLDHALADSLVRVTPTEQRDLHMGFARITAGRTSMIVDADAPPVGPASSDAHASTLAFEVTSGRRPIIVTCGSGRSFGEDWRRAGRATPSHSTLWINGYSSSRLAPPVKGSRATELLLDVPQLVQCEFSNLDDGKRIELSHDGYRHTHGLTHARTIDIAIDGRGIVGEDLLTTLGPNDESRFDALQSRTSPGVPYTIRFHLHPDVNATVDLGGGAVSLILKSGEVWIFRHDGQARLSLEPSVYLENGRLKPRASQQVVLTSAAMAYATRVRWSLAKAQDTPDAVRDLTPNDPVGGYDDTSRGH
- the purH gene encoding bifunctional phosphoribosylaminoimidazolecarboxamide formyltransferase/IMP cyclohydrolase, translated to MTDLAPLRRALLSVSDKTGLIELGQDLAKRGVELLSTGGSAKALRDAGLDVKDVADVTGFPEMMDGRVKTLHPVVHGGLLARRDLEGHVAAMDEHNIGPIDLLVVNLYPFEDAVAKGSDYDTCIENIDIGGPAMIRSSAKNHAFVTVVTDVEDYAALRAELDANDGQTTYAFRQRQAQIAYGRTAAYDTAVSTWMASAIGNNEPRRRSFTGTFVQTMRYGENSHQSAAFYTDGTNRPGVATAQQHQGKELSYNNINDTDAAFELVAEFDPAHGPAVAIIKHANPCGVGQGATMLEAYTKAFDCDRTSAFGGIVALNQPLDEDTAKAIVEIFTEVVIAPGASDAAKAIFATKKNLRLLTTDGLPDPQEQSLAYRQVAGGMLVQDKDTDDLRIEDLKVVTKVEPTDDQLKDLLFAWKVAKHTKSNAIVYVKDGATVGVGAGQMSRLDSALIAAKKAERMADAMGLSQPLTIGSAVASDAFFPFADGLMEAAAAGATCVIQPGGSMRDDEVIKAADEAGIAMVFTGTRHFRH
- the lspA gene encoding signal peptidase II: MRPLFWTAFWVFLIDQVTKYYVVHWLGLINAPGGRITVFPPFLEYRMAWNRGVNFGLGAGYDMRWVLIGVALAISVGVIVWLWRAGGTRNMMIAAGLLIGGAIGNVVDRVIYGAVADFLNMSCCGIDNPYAFNVADIAIFAGAIGLAFLSEDGGSKPSKKRGTKRS
- a CDS encoding DUF3035 domain-containing protein; this encodes MRAIILASVTLLALAACSSGPATPIRDFGAVTITSVENNLEIAKELALPPTLQTLPQPTPGGVNRADN
- the murJ gene encoding murein biosynthesis integral membrane protein MurJ, which codes for MKPIRLMAGFFTVGLWTLLSRVLGFSRDIMMAAFLGTGPVAEAFLIALSLPNMFRRFFAEGAFNMAFVPMFSKKLEADDDPLTFAQDAFAGLGFILLIFTGIAVAFMPALVTLMAAGFRGDVRFELAVAYGQVAFPYILFISLAALLSGVLNATGRFVAAAAAPVLLNIFFVITMLVMWVFGPATFTDGAYQFDATVGFGRALAWAVPFAGIAQVALVWVAAKRAGFPMALRMPRLTPDLKRLAIIAVPAVLAGGVLQINLLVGRQVASTFDGAIAWLSYADRLYQLPLGVIAIAIGVVLLPDLSRRLQAGDEAGGQDAFNRASEIALALTIPAAIALIVIPIPLVSVLFERGAFTQSDTAATALAVAIYGLGLPAFVLQKALQPLFYARGDTKRPFYYALVAMVLNAVLAYGLRDYIGFIAAAVGTSLTSWAMVGQLWWGARGMGKSAQFDARFKRRIWRIIVAACLMGVVLFGVAWALQPLLAAGGLRMIGLLILVVAGIVSYFAIGQIIGAFRLAEFKAAMRRSK
- a CDS encoding [protein-PII] uridylyltransferase gives rise to the protein MADQVSDPTNTTYDLETPDNLICPASEIFDQPAVRAALEAAASLGHSDKDIRTQTVEILNEARVAGRKRIAEAFTADPFPGRRGTRAYSWLTDQIIGEVLNIAQTYLHPLPNPTEAERIAIIAVGGYGRGEMAAHSDVDLLFLNPYKITPWAESLIESMLYILWDLKLKVGHASRTIKDCIRLGREDFTIRTSLVEYRYLAGDEDLAQSLATSLWEDLFKGTEAEFIEAKLEERAERHRKQGGQRYVVEPNVKEGKGGLRDLQSLFWIGKYVHGTQNAKELIAFGVYNEDEFQTFKTAEDFLWSVRCHMHIIANRAVDQLTFDMQVEVAEKLGYKDHDGRRAVEHFMQDYFRHATKVGEVTRIFLTSLEATHTKAEPMLLRLFKRRKKAKAPYAIEQNRLTVADEEAFLANPVNMLGIIEEVLRTGTLLHPDAMRMIAANLHLIDDSVRNDPAARKLFLGIMLKHGNPERGLRRMNELGLLAAFIPEFAPIVAMMQFNMYHHYTVDEHTIQCISHLSQIEREELIEELPIASGILQKGVNRKVLYVALLLHDIGKGQPEDHSVLGAKIARVVAPRLGLNKKECELVEWLIRNHLLLSDTAQKRDISEPRTVTGFAKAMKTVERLDLLTVLTVCDIRGVGPGTWNNWKAVLIRNLYAATRDALDNGLEDLNRETRETEAKRALRGALTDWKPKDLKAEVGRHYGPYWQGLPGSTHVIFANLLSGISDDSIAVDLMLDEDRDATRVCFAMVDHPGLFSRMTGALALVGANIVDARSYTSKDGYATAAFWIQDADGHPYEAARLPRLQQMIIKTLHGEVVARDALKDRDKIKKRERAFKVPTVITFDNAGSEIYTIIEVDTRDRPGLLYDLTRTLANNHVYIASAVIATFGEQIVDTFYVKDMVGLKYHNEAKRQALEAKLREAITLGAERAVT